ATCTGCGGAATCCGCCAGCTGGCCAGCCGGTTCAGGTCCTTGCCGGCCACCATGATGTGGCCCTTGGAGGTCCGGTGCTCTCGCAGCACCAGGCGCAGGAACGTCGACTTGCCGGACCCGGAGGTACCGACCAGGAAGACGAACTCGCCTTTTTCGATCTCGACGTTGACGTTCAGCAGAGCGGCCCTGGTCTGGCCCTCGTACGTCTTGGAGACATTCTCGAAGCGGATCACGGATTCATCCGGCCGTGGTCGGGAACAGGGAGTAGCGCGACGGTAACCACGAAGGGCACCGTACGCCACCGGAGCGGCCGGCGATCAGTCTAGGCGTTCCCGGGCGTGCCGCCGACCAGGCGTGCCGCTCCGTACGGCCACGTCCGATACCCGGTAACGATGCGCGGCGCGGTGATGGCGCCGCCGGTAAAGGTGCGGCCGGGGCGCGGGTCGCGTACGCTTGCCGGCATGTCGTTCCTTCGTGACTGACGGTGGCTCCCGTGGGCGCATTCGCGCGCGCGGTCGAGCCCATTCCGTCACGAATCTCCAGGAGCGTTCCCGTGTCCGGCACCCCTCGTGCCGGGAGCTACCGCGACGTCCTGCTGCTGCCGTCGGCGCCGCGCACCTTCGTGCCCGCGCTGTTCGGCCGGCTGGCGTACGGCCTGCTCCCGCTGTCCTTGCTCATCACTGTCCGTCAATCCACCGACTCGTTCGCGACGGCCGGCGCGGCGGTCGCCGTGTTCGGTCTGATGTCGTTGTCGATGCCGTACAAGGCGCGGCTCGTCGACCGGTACAGCCAGCGCCGCGTACTCCCCGTCCTCGCCGCCGGCGCGTCCGCCGGTCTTGTCGGCATCACCACATTCGGCACGACGCGTACGCCCGTGCTGCTCCTGGTCGGCATAACCGGATTGCTCGCTCCTCCTTTGGGACCGTCGATGCGGGCGAACTGGCGTCGGCTCACTGAGCATTCAGTACTGAAAGAACGTGCGTACGCGCTCGATGCGGTTGCCGAGGAATGTCTTTTCCTTGGCGGACCACTGATCGCGGGCACGCTGATCAGCTGGGTGTCCGCGGCGGCTGCTCTCAACTGTTCGGCCGCGCTGCTCTTCATCGGAACGGTCGCGATGGTGACGAGTCCGGTGACGACACGGACCGCGGCACCGGCGCCGAGCCGGCATCCGCTCGGTCCGCTGGTACTTCCCGGGTTGCGGCGGATTCTGCTTGTCATCATGGCTACCGCGTCAGGCGTCAGTGCCGCGTACTTGTGCGTGGCCGGTGTCGCGCAGCACGCCGGGCGCCCCGGGGCAGCCGGGTACGTCGAGGCCGCGATCGCTGCCGGCAGTGTGGTCGGCGGCGTACTTTGGGCGCGCCGGACGCACACGCGTACCTGGTCCACTCACCTTGGCGGACTGATCGCCGTACTGGCGGCCGGACTGATCGCGGCATCGTTCGTGACCGACCTGGTCGTGCTTGGTGTCGTGCTCGGGATCGCTGGGGTCGCGGTGGCTCCTTGTTTCGTCGTGGCGTATCTGGCGGCCGACGAGGTCACGCCGCCGCACCAGCGCACCGAGGCGAGTACGTGGATCAACACCGCGAACAACCTCGGCGCCGCCACCGGCGCGGCACTCGCCGGACTCGTACTCGACCGCGCCGCACCGTCGTGGGGATTCTTGGGCGGCGGCGTCCTGCTGCTCGTCGTCGCCACGCTGTGCTGGTCCGGCGCGGGAGCACGCCGATCGGATGTCGGACCGGGTGGGGCGGAGGGCGCGCCGGGTCAGTCAGGCGTCGGAGAGACGGGCGATGGTGGCGGAGGCGCGGCGGACGATCGGGACCGGGCCGGCGGGGAGTACGTCGCCGATGAAGGCGTAGTGCCGGAGGATGTCGGGGTCGACGCCGCCGGGGCGGTGCCGGCTGTGGTCGCGGACCCAGTCGATGATGTCGCCCCAGCCGGGCGCCGCGAGCGAACCACCGAAGTGCTGCACCGACAACCCGGCGCACAAGTTGCCGAAGGCAAGGCGATGGGCGAGCGGCCAGCCGCGCAGCGTGCCGAGTACGAGTGAGGCAAGGAAGACGTCGCCGGCGCCGGTCGGGTCGTAGGACCGGACCGGCAACGCCGGCACCTGCTCCTCCTCGCCGGTCGCCGAGTCGATCGCGAGCACACCGTCGGCACCGTTCGTGACGACGGCCAGCGGCACCCGCTCGGCCAGCTTGTGCAGCGCCGCCTTGGGCGTGTCGGTCCGCGTGTACGCCATCGCCTCGGTCGCGTTCGGGGTGAACGCGTGGAACCCGTCCAGGACATCGAGCACCGCCGGCGACCATTCGTCGGTCGGGTCCCAGCCGACGTCGCCGAACAGCAGCGCGCCGGACTCGCGGGCCTCGACCGTCCAGCCCGGCAGCTCGTCGGCGACCGGCACGATCGCGGACGTGGTGTTCAGACCGGGACCGACCAGTTTGCTCGGGTCGCCCGGCGCCTCGTGCGCGTGCGTCACCATCGCCCGGTCCCGGTCGATCGACATCGACACCGTGACCGGCGAATGCCAGTGCCCGATCCGCCGCGAATGCGAAAGATCGACCCCTTCCTGATCCGCCAGCGTCCGCCAGCAGAAGTCGGCGTACGCGTCGTCGCCGAAAACCGCCGCCAGCCCGGTCCGCAGCCCGAGCCGGGCGGCCGCGATCGCGAAGTTCGCGACGCCGCCCGGACACGACCCCATCCCCTCGGCGAAGATCTCGGTACCGGTGGTCGGGGCCGTCTCCAGACCGGTCATCACGATGTCGAGGAACACGGTCCCCTGTACGAATACGTCGTAGCGATCCGGATCGTCCGTCACGGTGAGCCTGCTCCTTGTCATCCTGGTCGCCTGCCGCGCCGCCTGTCGGTGGCGGGTGGAATGCTTCTTCGTAGCATCTTCGGCGGCTCAAGGCCACGTCATTCCCGGACAGTTCGAGGAGTCGTATGCGTACCTGGATGTGCTTGTGATTCCGACCTGGATCTCGGTCGTCGGGGTGGTGATGACCGTGCTGAGTCCGCTGCTCGCTCTCGGTGGCGTGATGCTGGGCGCGTACCTGACCCGGAAGTCCGACCGGGAGCTGGACACCTGGCGGCACCGCGAGGAGACGATGCGGATGGTCCGGTGGGCGGTCGAGCAGATCCTGGAGGGCGAGGACGCCGGCACGGACGCCGGTGTGGTGACGCTGCGTTCACTGATGCGATCCGAACTGTTACAGCCGGAGGACTACGACCTGGTCGCCGCGCTGACCGCCGCCGTCGCGATCGACCGGGTCGGCCCGGCCGCGTACGCTGATATCGCGGACACCGATATCGAGGTCGTCGAGGGAGACAGTGACCATGGCTGAGAAGAAGACCGTGAAGGTCTCCCGCCAGGCCGTCGAGCTGGCCCGCTTGCACGTCGAGGCCGCCCGCCGCGCCGGCCGCAAACCCGACGAAGCCGTCGCCCGCATCGCCGGTGCCCGCCCCGCCCCCGGCCCCGGCACCCCCGCCCCAGCCCCCGCCTGATCCCGTCCTCTTCTGTCGCGTACGGCGCGATCGCCCTGTCTGTTCCATCACCTGTCACTTCCCCACGCACGACCGCCCGGCCGTGTGACGGGGCGGCGCGGGTGCGTTCGGTGGGCGGGATTGGCGGGTGACTGGGCCTGGGTGGTTCTAGGCTCGGGTCGATGCGCGGGCTGTGGGACCGTGCCGGGACGGAGGAACGCGAGATGGCGGGTGCTGGGATCAGCCGGCGGGGCGTGCTCGGGCTGGGTGCCGGGCTGGCGGCGATGGCGGTAGCTGGGTGCGGGTCCAATTCGGGGCGGCCGTCGTCGGGCGGATCGGGCGGGTCCGGCGACAAGGCGACGCTTCAGCAGTGGTACCACCAGTACGGCGAGGCGGGTACGCAGCAGGCCGTCGAGCGGTACGCGAAGGCGTACCCGGACGCGACCGTGACGGTGCAGTGGTCACCGGGTGACTACGACAAGAAGGTGTCGACGTCGCTGCTGACCGACCAGGGTCCGGACATCTTCGAGTACGGGAACGGCCCGACGATCGACATGATCAAGGGCAAGCAGGTGGTCGACCTGTCCGACCTGCTCGGCGACGCGCGCGGTGATTTCAACTCGGCGCTGCTCGACCGGATGTCGTACCAGGGCAAGCTGTACGGCATCCCGCAGGTGATCGACATGCAGCTGCTCGTGTACCGCAAGAGCCTGCTCAGCGCGGCCGGCGTGCAACCGCCGCAGACCGTCGACGAGCTGCTGGATGCCGCGAAGAAGCTGACCACCGACAAGGTCAAGGGCCTGTTCGTCGGCAACGACGGCGGGGTCGGCGTACTCGGCGGACCCGCGATCTGGTCGGCCGGACTGGACTACCTGACCGTCGACCACGAGTTCGGCTTCGACGCACCGACCGCGTACGAGTCGCTGAGCAAGCTGCGGCAACTGTGGACGTCGAAGGTTCTGTTGCTCGGGGCACCGACCGACTGGTCCGACCCGTCCGCGTTCACGCAGGGCCTGACCGCGATGCAGTTCACCGGGTTGTGGACGCTGCCGGTGATCGAGAAGGCGTTGCCGGGCGACTACGGCGTACTCCCCTGGCCCAAGCTGAATGCCACCGTCGGCGAGCCGAGCGTCCCGGTCGGCGCGTACGGGGCGTGCGTGAACGGGAAGTCGAAGAACGTGGAGGCGGCGAAGAAGTTCGTGAAGTGGTTGTGGGTCGACCAGACCGATGACCAACTGGACTTCGCCCAGTCCTACGGGTTCCACATCCCGGCGCGGAAGAGCCTGTCGGACAAGGCAGAGAAGCTGAAGTCCGGCCCGGCCGCGGACGCGGTAAAGCTGCTGAACGACCACGGCCACCCGCAAAACCCACTCCTCTGGTCACCAAAGGCGGGCACCGCGTACACCGACGCCCTGAGCCGCATCATCCGCAGCGGCGCCGACCCAGCCACTGAGATCAAGGCCGTCAAGTCAGTAGCCGACGCCGAACTGAAGCGAATCACCAGCAGCTGATCCACCGGCTGGTCGACCGGCTGATGTACCGGCTGGTCGACCGGCCGCTTCGTGGGTGGTGTGGGAGAGTTGGCGACATGTTGAGTATGGATCCGTTGACTGATGATGACCGGGAGCTGATCGAGCTCGCGCGGCAGACGGTTGATGCGAATACCGACGGACCGGACGGCGTGTACACGATGGGCGCCGCGGTCCGCGGCGCCGACGGCCGGATGTACGCCGGCATCAACCTGTACCACTTCACCGGCGGCCCCTGCGCCGAGCTGGTGGCTCTCGGCCGGGCCCGCGCCGACGGTGCCCGTGAGCTCACCACAATCGTGGCTGTAGGCAACGAAGGCCGTGGCGTGGTCGGCCCGTGCGGCCGCGACCGTCAGGTCCTGGTCGACTACCACCCCACCATCCGCGTCATCCTCCCCACCCCCGACGGCCCCCGCTCCGTCCTCGCCACCGACCTACTCCCCGGCGCCTACCGCTGGGCCCCATAACCGACTCTATGACCGGCTTCGTCGTGGGCTGTGTTTCCGGCGGTTATTGCAGCGCCGGCAGCACGTTCTTCCCGTATGCGGCGAGGGTTTTCTCCTTGGCGTCGTGTTGTAGGTACAGGGCGAACTGGTCCACCCCGAGCTCCTTGAGCTCGGTCAGACGTGCCAAGTGGTTCTCGACCGGACCAAGAATGCAGAACCGGTCCACGACCTCGTCCGGCACGAAATCTGTGTGTGTGTTCCCCGCCCGACCATGCTCGGCGTAGTCGTACCCTTTCCGTCCCTCGATGTACTCGGTCAGCGCCCGCGGCACCGCCCCGGACGCCCCGTACCGGGCGACGATGTCCGCGACGTGGTTCCCGACCATCCCGCCGAACCAGCGCGTCTGCTCACGCTGATGCGCCACGTCATCACCGACGTACGCGGGCGCCGCCACGCAGAACTTGATCGCCATCGGATCCCGCCCGGCCTGCTCCGCGGACCTTCGTACTGCCGCGATCATCCACGCCGCGATATCCGGGTCGGCCAATTGCAGGATGTACCCGTCGCCGACTTCACCGGTCGCCTTCAAAGCACGTGGCCCGTACGCGGCGACCCAGACATCCAGCGCGCCGTTCTCGATCCACGGGAACTTCAGCTGTTGCCCGCGGTACGAAACGCTCTCGCCACGCGCGAGCCCACGCACTACCTCGACGCACTGTTCCAACTCGTCGACCGTGCCCGGTTGCGCGCCGAGCGTACGCAACGCCGAGTCGCCGCGACCGATCCCGCAGATCGTCCGCGGGCCGAACATCTCGTTCAGGGTCGCGAACTGGGACGCGATCACGGTCCAGTCCCGCGTCCCAGGGTTCGTCACCATCGGCCCGACGATCACCCGCTGCGTACTGGCCAGGATCTGGGTGTAGATCACGAACGGCTCCTGCCAGAGCAGATGCGAGTCGAACGTCCACACGTACCCGAACCCGGCGTCCTCCGCCTTCCGCGCCAGCTCCACCACCGCGGACGCCGGCGGATCACACTGGAACACCACACCGAAGTCCATTGGTCTCCCTCCAGGTTGGGTCTGATGGTCACACGCCGTAGCGAGCAGGTGCTCGGTGCGGTAGCTCGCCGTCCTGGAGTGAAGGCCTCGATGCGGTTCCATCGTGGCCTTTGCTCCAGGGCGGCGAGGTGCCGTGCCGAGTGCCGCGCAGTAGGCGTGTGACCATCAGACCCAACCTAAATCAGATAAGACGACAGGCCGCGTTCGAGGAACTTACCGCGACCCTTCCGGCCGTGGTAGTTGCCGTCGGCCACGATCACCTCGCCGCGGGAGATCACCGTACCGACCCGGCCCTTGATCTCGACCCCTTCGTACGCGGAGTAGTCCATGTTCATGTGGTGCGTCGCGGTACCGATCCGGGTCGCGCCGTTCGGGTCGTAGATGACCAGGTCCGCGTCCGATCCCGGCTGCACGATCCCCTTCCGCGGGTACAGGCCGAACATCCGCGCCGGTGTGGTCGCGATCGTCTCGACCCAGCGCTCCAGTGACAACTGGCCGTCGACCACGCCCTGGAATACCAGATCGACCCGGTGCTCGACGCCGCCGATCCCGTTCGGGATCTTCGAGAAGTCGCCCAGGCCGAGCTCCTTCTGGTCCTTCATGCAGAACGGGCAGTGGTCGGTGGACACGATCGCGAGATCGTTGTTCCGCAGCCCTTTCCACAGGTCCCGCTGATGCGACTCGTGTTTGCTCCGCAGCGGCGTCGAGCAAACCCACTTCGCGCCTTCGAACCCGGGCGCGCCGAGCTGGTCCTCCAGCGTCAGGTACAGGTACTGCGGGCAGGTCTCGGCGAACACGTTCCGGCCCTGGTCGCGGGCCTCGGCGACCTTCGCCAGCGCCTGACTCGCGGACAGGTGCACGATGTACAGCGGGCAGTCCTGAGCCACCTCGGCCAGCGCGATCGCCCGGTTCGTCGCCTCCGCCTCGAGCGCGGCCGGGCGGGTGATGCCGTGGTAGATCGGGTCGGTCTCGCCGCGTTCCAGCGCCTGCTGGACGAGTACGTCGATGGCGATCCCGTTCTCCGCGTGCATCATGATCAGCGCGCCGTTCTCGCGGGCGGCCTGCATCGCGCGCAGGATCTGGCCGTCGTCGGAGTAGAACACCCCCGGGTACGCCATGAACAGCTTGAAGCTGGTGATGCCCTCGTCGGCAACGAGTCGGTCCATCGCCTTCAGCGCGTCGGCGTCGACGCCGCCGAGGATCATGTGGAACGCATAGTCGATGTGGCACTCGCCCGCGGTCTTCGCGTGCCAGGCCGCGAGACCGTCCTGTACGACCTCGCCGGTGCGCTGGATGGCGAAGTCGATGATCGTGGTGGTGCCGCCGTACGCCGCGGCGCGGGTGCCGGTGTCGAACGTGTCGCTGGCCGAGGTACCACCGAACGGCATCTCCATGTGCGTGTGTGCGTCGATCCCGCCCGGAATCACATACTTGCCGGCGGCATCGATCACCTCGTTCACGGTGATCCGCGGGGTGTACGACGGGTCGAGTACGGCGACGATCTTCTCGCCCTCGACCAGTACGTCGGCGACCCTGGTCCCGGTCGGTCCGACGACGGTTCCACCTTTGACCAGCAAAGACATGCTGTCCCCTTACGGCTCGGGCCGCGGCTACGGCTTGGTGAGGTCTCCGTACGCGTCCGGGCGGCGGTCGCGGTAGAACTGCCAGCGGTCCCGGACCGTGTCCAGCAGCCCGAGGTCCAGGTCGCGGACAATCAGTTCCGGATTGTGGTCATCGCCGACCTCGCCGACGAACTTGCCCTCCGGGTCGACGAAGTACGACGTCCCGTAGAAGTCGTTGTCGCCGAACTCGGACTCGATCCCGACCCGGTTGATCGCGCCGATGAAGTACTCGTTCGCGACCGCGCTCGCGGGCTGTTCCAGCTTCCACAGGTACGCCGAGAGGCCGCGGCTGGTCGCGGACGGGTTGAACACGATCTTCGCGCCGGCCAGCCCGAGCGCCCGCCAGCCCTCCGGGAAGTGGCGGTCGTAACAGATGTACACGCCGATCCGGCCGACCGCGGTGTCGAACACCGGGTACCCGAGGTTGCCCGGCCGGAAGTAGAACTTCTCCCAGAACCCCTTCACCTGTGGGATGTGGTGCTTCCGGTACTTCCCCAGGTAGGTGCCGTCGGCATCTATCACGGCGGCGGTGTTGTACAGCACGCCCGGCTGCTCCTGCTCGTACACCGGCAGCACCATCACCATCCCGAGCTCCCGCGCCAGCGCCGCGAACCGCTCGGTCGTCGGCCCGGGTACGGACTCGGCGTACTCGTAATACTCGGCGTCCTGCTGCTGACAGAAGTACGGCCCGTAGAACAACTCCTGAAAGCAGATCACCTTGGCGCCCTGCGCGGCCGCCGACCGCGCGTACTCCTCGTGCGCCTTGACCATGGACTCCTTGTCACCCGTCCAAGACGTCTGAACAAGCGCGGCCCGCACAACCTCCGCCACCAGAACCTCCCCAAGTAGCCGAGCACTCATCCTCCATCCGCACCCCGGAAGGAGTCAACGGACAGAATCCACGGTGAGGCTCAGGCTTCTCAACGTCAGCGCAAGGCCGTAGTTCAGTACGAGCGTGTCGACGCCTCCCTCGACGAACGTCGCACCGGCCTGGTCCGACCAGGGCCCGAGTGACTAGGCCGGCCGCAGGACAACTCCCCGAGGTATCCCTGCCGCGATCCGCTCGTACTCCGCCGGGGTCAACTGCAGCCACGCGTCGTCTTCCTGGGCTACCGTTCCGAGCACCACCGACCCATCCGACCGCAAGAAGTGCAAATCTTCAGGCAGCCTTGGGTTCACCCAGTCATACAGGCTCGAGGCCGAGGACACCAACACCTCCAGCGAGTCGGAGTCGAGCCGGAACAAGAACCTTTCGACGGTTGTCCGGCCGACGATCTGAGATCCTGGCCAGGCCTGCGTGTCCATGGCTTCGATCAGGTGCCCGCCGAGCCGTTCAAGCACTTTCCGGGCCGACTCGTGCAGGGCCGCGAACGGAACCTGAACAATCAACCCGAAGTCGGCCGCAACCGGCGACAGCACCCGCAGCAGCTCGCCATAATCGTCACCGCTCACCGGCGCAGCGATGTTGTACGTCGTCAACTCAATCAAGGCCACACCAGTCAGCTCCCCTGCCGCGGCTCGTCCAACCGCAGCATCGTCCCCCGGTCTTCCCAACGGCCGCCCGGCACCATCCGTCAGCTGGACCTGGCCCCGAATTCCGCGGTGTAATCCGCACCCTCGGCAACGAAGCTCTCCACAATCTCCGAAAAGAAGCCTTCACCAACCGAAATCAAAAACGCACCCTTCATCCCAGCTCCAGGTCCGCAAGGCTCAACCGACGGGGTCACCGGGAAGCAGGGCCCGCCACCAGCGCGTGCCGAGGTACCGGTCGTACCGGGCTTCTTGTTGTTCGACTGTCCCCGTTGTGTTCGGTGGCGCGTAATCGAACATCCAGGCTCTGTGCTGAACACCCAGGAGAGTACGACGGGTCAAAAGATAGACCTCGTCGTTGTTCCGGTCGCGGGCCTTCCGCATGATCGCGTCGATCCTTGCGCCGGCGCAGCACAGCCGGTAGCCAAGCGGTTCGATCTGACGGCGGAGATCCAAGAACGTGTTCCACAGACCCTGCACGGCCTCGGTCCAGGCCGACCCGTCCGGAGCAGCGAGGACCAGCGTCCATTGCGACTCCTGATCCGCCCGACGGTCCAGCGACCAGGTCGTCTCGACGCCGTCGGTGCAGACGACGACCGGGTTCACGACGTGATACTCGTCCTGCTCGCTCATCCACCACCACCGAAACCTGGATTCTTGACAGCCGGCCCATCCCATTCTCCCCACTTGGTCGGCCGCGCGGACTTAACGTAACTGCCGGGGATGCTGCCTTTGAAACTGATCTCCTTCTCGCCGCGGAGAAACCGCGGAAACCGTGGGGTGACACGGCGCGGATCGATGCCATTACCGGGGTCGGCAATCTCGTAGACCCAGCCACGGCGGCTGTTCGGATCCGTCGCAGAGAAGTCTTTAGCGATCCTTTCGGATCTCGACGTCGACACCCAGTTGCCGTCACCCTTGCCGAACACGTAGTCCCGATAGCCGGCCTCGCCGCCTTTGGCCACGAAGCCCTCTGGCGTGAACAGCTTGCCGGGTCCACGGGTATCGCCTCGGAAGAGGGTGCGGGTGGTGGACGCGGCTCCGCTCGTGGACTTCCCGAGCAGGGCCTTGCCGACACTCGAAGCCGCCGCGCCGGCGCCGATGCCCATCGCGCTGCCGGCGGCGCCGGTTGCGGCGCCGGCGGCGATCAGGCAGCCGATGCCGACGGTGGCGCCACAGAAGGCGGCTACGCCGACTACGGCGACGGTGATGGCGACGGCTTGGCCGATTTCGGAAGCGTGGCCCTTGGCCCAGTCGTGGGCCTCGTCGACCTTGTCCTTGACGTCGTTGACGCGTTTCTTGACCCAGCCGCCGACGCCGCCCTTCTTCTTCTCCTTGTGGTGGCCGCCGTTGTCGTTGTTGGTGCCGCCGCCGTCATCGCCGCGGTCCGCAACGAGGCCTTGAAGATCTTCTGGTTGGTGAACGCCCTGGTGTCGAACATGAAGAACGACCGGACGATCCGGCGCGGGTACCGCCGAACTGCATCAGCGACCGTTTCGCCTTCCCCGAAGGGCCTTCGCCGACGGCGGCCGCGACGCTCGCCTTGGCCTTGCTGCTCGCCCCGGCCGAGTCCCACATCAGTGCCTCACCGACGGTCAGCACCTGCCGCCCGGATCGGTCGACGTACGCGGGCCGGCCGGGTTGCGTGGTACGCAGCTCCAGGTTCCGCGTGGTCACCGGGAAGTTCACGCTGCGCAGCGCCGGGTTCGCGGCCGCCTCGCGGGTCTTGACGACCAGGTTGTAGCTGAAGCCGTCCTTGGTGGCCGCCAGCACCAGGTCCACGCCGGGTAGGACAGCGGCGTACGTCGCCGTGCTGCCCGTGATCGCCGGAGCCGCGAGTGGCCAGGGCGATCGCAGTTCGTGACAGAGTTGGGGCGCGAGGCTGGCGCCAGGGGTGAAGATGTGCTGCCGCGGGGTCGGCGGCTCGGACCGGCCGCGCCTTCGCCTGCGCGGCGACGAGGTCAGCGGCGGGTCAGCGCGGACGTCAGCGGTGGGTCAGAGGACTGCGATCGCGGCGATGACGGCGATCAGGATCACGACGGCGCCGATGACGGCGAGGATGCGGCCGTTGAGTTTGGGTTCGGACTTGGCCTCGGTCTGTGCCTCGTTGACGAAGGCGCGGAACATCTGGGTGTTCGC
The genomic region above belongs to Kribbella solani and contains:
- a CDS encoding sugar ABC transporter substrate-binding protein produces the protein MRGLWDRAGTEEREMAGAGISRRGVLGLGAGLAAMAVAGCGSNSGRPSSGGSGGSGDKATLQQWYHQYGEAGTQQAVERYAKAYPDATVTVQWSPGDYDKKVSTSLLTDQGPDIFEYGNGPTIDMIKGKQVVDLSDLLGDARGDFNSALLDRMSYQGKLYGIPQVIDMQLLVYRKSLLSAAGVQPPQTVDELLDAAKKLTTDKVKGLFVGNDGGVGVLGGPAIWSAGLDYLTVDHEFGFDAPTAYESLSKLRQLWTSKVLLLGAPTDWSDPSAFTQGLTAMQFTGLWTLPVIEKALPGDYGVLPWPKLNATVGEPSVPVGAYGACVNGKSKNVEAAKKFVKWLWVDQTDDQLDFAQSYGFHIPARKSLSDKAEKLKSGPAADAVKLLNDHGHPQNPLLWSPKAGTAYTDALSRIIRSGADPATEIKAVKSVADAELKRITSS
- a CDS encoding nitrilase-related carbon-nitrogen hydrolase, producing the protein MAEVVRAALVQTSWTGDKESMVKAHEEYARSAAAQGAKVICFQELFYGPYFCQQQDAEYYEYAESVPGPTTERFAALARELGMVMVLPVYEQEQPGVLYNTAAVIDADGTYLGKYRKHHIPQVKGFWEKFYFRPGNLGYPVFDTAVGRIGVYICYDRHFPEGWRALGLAGAKIVFNPSATSRGLSAYLWKLEQPASAVANEYFIGAINRVGIESEFGDNDFYGTSYFVDPEGKFVGEVGDDHNPELIVRDLDLGLLDTVRDRWQFYRDRRPDAYGDLTKP
- a CDS encoding scabin-related ADP-ribosyltransferase, which gives rise to MGIGAGAAASSVGKALLGKSTSGAASTTRTLFRGDTRGPGKLFTPEGFVAKGGEAGYRDYVFGKGDGNWVSTSRSERIAKDFSATDPNSRRGWVYEIADPGNGIDPRRVTPRFPRFLRGEKEISFKGSIPGSYVKSARPTKWGEWDGPAVKNPGFGGGG
- a CDS encoding TIGR03842 family LLM class F420-dependent oxidoreductase — translated: MDFGVVFQCDPPASAVVELARKAEDAGFGYVWTFDSHLLWQEPFVIYTQILASTQRVIVGPMVTNPGTRDWTVIASQFATLNEMFGPRTICGIGRGDSALRTLGAQPGTVDELEQCVEVVRGLARGESVSYRGQQLKFPWIENGALDVWVAAYGPRALKATGEVGDGYILQLADPDIAAWMIAAVRRSAEQAGRDPMAIKFCVAAPAYVGDDVAHQREQTRWFGGMVGNHVADIVARYGASGAVPRALTEYIEGRKGYDYAEHGRAGNTHTDFVPDEVVDRFCILGPVENHLARLTELKELGVDQFALYLQHDAKEKTLAAYGKNVLPALQ
- a CDS encoding cytidine deaminase family protein codes for the protein MDPLTDDDRELIELARQTVDANTDGPDGVYTMGAAVRGADGRMYAGINLYHFTGGPCAELVALGRARADGARELTTIVAVGNEGRGVVGPCGRDRQVLVDYHPTIRVILPTPDGPRSVLATDLLPGAYRWAP
- a CDS encoding carbohydrate kinase family protein; this encodes MTDDPDRYDVFVQGTVFLDIVMTGLETAPTTGTEIFAEGMGSCPGGVANFAIAAARLGLRTGLAAVFGDDAYADFCWRTLADQEGVDLSHSRRIGHWHSPVTVSMSIDRDRAMVTHAHEAPGDPSKLVGPGLNTTSAIVPVADELPGWTVEARESGALLFGDVGWDPTDEWSPAVLDVLDGFHAFTPNATEAMAYTRTDTPKAALHKLAERVPLAVVTNGADGVLAIDSATGEEEQVPALPVRSYDPTGAGDVFLASLVLGTLRGWPLAHRLAFGNLCAGLSVQHFGGSLAAPGWGDIIDWVRDHSRHRPGGVDPDILRHYAFIGDVLPAGPVPIVRRASATIARLSDA
- the hydA gene encoding dihydropyrimidinase, with protein sequence MSLLVKGGTVVGPTGTRVADVLVEGEKIVAVLDPSYTPRITVNEVIDAAGKYVIPGGIDAHTHMEMPFGGTSASDTFDTGTRAAAYGGTTTIIDFAIQRTGEVVQDGLAAWHAKTAGECHIDYAFHMILGGVDADALKAMDRLVADEGITSFKLFMAYPGVFYSDDGQILRAMQAARENGALIMMHAENGIAIDVLVQQALERGETDPIYHGITRPAALEAEATNRAIALAEVAQDCPLYIVHLSASQALAKVAEARDQGRNVFAETCPQYLYLTLEDQLGAPGFEGAKWVCSTPLRSKHESHQRDLWKGLRNNDLAIVSTDHCPFCMKDQKELGLGDFSKIPNGIGGVEHRVDLVFQGVVDGQLSLERWVETIATTPARMFGLYPRKGIVQPGSDADLVIYDPNGATRIGTATHHMNMDYSAYEGVEIKGRVGTVISRGEVIVADGNYHGRKGRGKFLERGLSSYLI